In the Topomyia yanbarensis strain Yona2022 chromosome 3, ASM3024719v1, whole genome shotgun sequence genome, one interval contains:
- the LOC131690482 gene encoding putative serine protease F56F10.1 encodes MSHRALFAPLIILTIVAVHHSVESTRKFWRGKQFSVDGPSRQWSFQGLDHNVQTLWFEQLLDHNDPTNPVTWKQRYYVNDKFFNSSIGNGPVFLMIGGEGEATARWMNEGAWIHYAKQYGALCFQLEHRFYGKSRPTKNLATKNLSYLTSEQALADLAYFIEAMNEKYELNEQNLWIAFGGSYPGSLAAWLREKYPHLIHGAISSSGPLLAKIDFEEYFKVVVDSLEEYSAQCVSDIRTAISQIETLLKHMIGQRSLNDKFKLCDPVEKSISNSLDIASLFEAIASNFAGVVQYNKDNSPHAKITIDQVCDIMTNQSIGTPVARLATVNELVMKQDGAKCLDYVYDKTVKQMQNTSWDSEVSSGARQWTFQTCNEFGFYQTSNQPDSVFGDRFQVDFFIRQCVDIYGEKFNEKTLKRAIYRTNTNYGALNPLTTNVLYVHGSIDPWHRLGLIYSNDSNIPTIFIKGTAHCANMYEPKDDDFPQLKTARVEINKFIGNKLKSNSFL; translated from the exons ATGTCCCATCGAGCTTTGTTTGCACCGTTAATCATATTAACTATAGTGGCCGTGCACCATTCAGTCGAAAGCACACGGAAATTTTGGCGGGGCAAGCAGTTTTCCGTTGACGGTCCGAGTCGCCAGTGGTCGTTTCAAGGACTCGATCATAATGTTCAAACACTCTGGTTTGAACAACTGTTGGATCACAACGATCCGACCAATCCGGTGACCTGGAAACAACGCTACTATGTAAACGATAAATTCTTCAATTCGTCCATCGGCAATGGACCGGTGTTCCTTATGATCGGAGGGGAAGGAGAGGCCACCGCCCGTTGGATGAATGAAGGAGCCTGGATTCATTATGCCAAGCAGTATGGAGCTTTGTGTTTCCAACTAGAGCACCGTTTTTATGGTAAAAGTCGTCCTACTAAGAATCTAGCTACAAAAAACCTTTCTTATCTCACTTCGGAACAAGCGCTTGCTGATTTAGCTTATTTCATTGAGGCTATGAATGAAAAGTATGAATTGAATGAACAAAACCTTTGGATTGCTTTCGGAGGTTCATACCCGGGATCTTTGGCTGCCTGGTTAAGGGAGAAGTATCCGCACCTGATTCATGGTGCCATCAGCAGCAGTGGACCACTTTTGGCCAAGATCGATTTCGAAGAGTACTTTAAAGTGGTAGTCGATTCACTCGAAGAATATTCAGCGCAGTGTGTTTCTGATATTCGAACTGCAATATCgcaaatagaaacattgttgaagcATATGATTGGCCAGCGGAGCTTGAATGATAAGTTTAAGCTATGTGATCCGGTGGAGAAGTCGATTTCAAACTCATTGGACATTGCAAGTCTTTTCGAGGCAATAGCGTCGAATTTTGCTGGCGTTGTTCAGTACAACAAGGATAACAGTCCACATGCAAAGATTACCATTGACCAGGTATGTGACATTATGACTAACCAGAGTATCGGAACACCCGTTGCTCGACTTGCAACGGTCAATGAACTAGTTATGAAACAAGACGGTGCAAAATGTTTGGATTATGTGTATGATAAAACGGTCAAGCAGATGCAAAACACATCTTGGGACTCTGAGGTTTCCAGTGGAG CCCGTCAATGGACTTTTCAAACTTGTAACgaatttggtttttaccaaacaTCTAATCAACCGGATTCGGTTTTTGGAGATCGTTTTCAAGTAGATTTTTTTATTCGTCAGTGCGTTGACATTTATGGGGAAAAGTTTAATGAAAAAACACTGAAACGAGCCATATATCGAACCAACACAAATTATGGTGCGTTGAACCCTCTGACTACCAACGTGTTATATGTGCATGGTTCCATCGATCCATGGCATCGCTTAGGTCTAATCTATAGCAATGATAGCAACATCCCCACTATATTTATCAAAGGAACCGCTCACTGTGCCAATATGTACGAACCCAAAGATGATGATTTTCCCCAACTGAAAACCGCTCGAGTCGAAATCAACAAGTTCATCGGCAACAAACTCAAAAGTAACTCATTTCTATAA
- the LOC131689388 gene encoding guanine nucleotide-binding protein subunit beta-1-like, with the protein MNEIEALRVEAEQLKNAIRDARKAACDTSIVQATNQLEAVGRIQLRTRRTLRGHLAKIYAMHWGSDSRYLVSASQDGKLIVWDSHTTNKVHAIPLRSSWVMTCAYAPSGNYVACGGLDNICSIYNLKTREGNVRIARELGGHTGYLSCCRFLDDNQIVTSSGDMSCALWDIETGQQATSFQGHSGDVMALSLAPQNKTFVSGACDATAKLWDIREGQCKQTFPGHESDINAVAFFPSGQAFATGSDDATCRLFDIRADQELAMYSHDNIICGITSVAFSKSGRLLLAGYDDFNCNVWDTMKAERAGILAGHDNRVSCLGVTDNGMAVATGSWDSFLRVWN; encoded by the coding sequence ATGAATGAGATTGAGGCGTTGAGAGTCGAAGCGGAACAGCTTAAAAATGCCATTCGCGATGCTCGCAAGGCAGCCTGCGACACGTCGATCGTTCAAGCGACCAACCAGTTAGAAGCGGTTGGAAGAATACAACTCCGAACTAGACGAACCCTTCGAGGACACTTGGCCAAAATTTATGCAATGCACTGGGGCAGCGATTCCCGGTATCTGGTTTCTGCCTCACAAGACGGAAAGCTGATAGTGTGGGACTCGCATACTACCAACAAAGTTCATGCCATTCCGTTGCGATCTTCCTGGGTAATGACCTGTGCATATGCTCCATCCGGGAATTACGTTGCTTGCGGCGGTTTGGACAACATATGTTCCATCTATAATCTTAAAACACGCGAAGGAAACGTTCGAATTGCAAGAGAATTGGGTGGTCATACGGGGTATTTGTCGTGTTGTCGATTTCTCGACGACAATCAGATAGTAACCAGTTCCGGTGACATGTCATGTGCGTTGTGGGACATAGAAACTGGACAACAGGCAACATCTTTTCAAGGCCACTCCGGAGACGTCATGGCCCTTTCACTGGCACCTCAAAACAAGACCTTTGTATCGGGGGCATGTGACGCGACAGCCAAACTTTGGGACATTCGTGAGGGTCAGTGTAAACAAACATTCCCAGGTCATGAGAGCGATATCAATGCGGTAGCATTCTTCCCTAGTGGGCAAGCGTTTGCCACTGGATCGGACGACGCCACATGTCGGCTGTTCGACATCCGTGCAGATCAGGAATTGGCCATGTATTCACACGATAACATCATCTGCGGTATCACGTCAGTGGCATTTTCCAAATCTGGCCGCCTGTTGCTGGCTGGCTATGACGATTTTAACTGTAACGTGTGGGATACGATGAAAGCGGAACGAGCAGGCATCCTGGCAGGGCATGATAACCGCGTGTCCTGCTTAGGCGTTACAGATAACGGCATGGCTGTAGCTACCGGCTCATGGGATTCGTTTTTACGCGTTTGGAACTag